CAGGTCAGGAAAAAATTCAACAAGGCTTCGGACCCTTGCTTGAAACATTTCAATATTTGCCATACAACGATTCTAATTCGTTAGATGAGCTTGAAGACGATGTAGCAGCAATTATGCTAGAAGTTGTCCAAGGTGAAGGTGGAGTTGTTCCAGCACAACAAGAATTTCTTCAAAAAGTAACGGAAACGTGCAAACGTATCGGAGCATTATTAATCATTGATGAAGTTCAAACAGGTATTGGTCGTACAGGAAAGCCATTTGGCTATCAACATTACGAAATCTCACCTGATATTATCACTTCTGCAAAAGGGCTCGGCAGTGGATTACCAGTCGGAGCAATGATCGGAAAGCAGTCACTAATTGATACGTTCGGGGCAGGAAGCCACGGATCTACTTTTGGTGGTAATCCAATTGCAATGGCTGCTGCAAAAGCAACACTTACCCAAATCTTTGAAGAAAATTTTCTTAAAGAAGTGGAAGAAAAAAGTAACTATCTGCTTGGCAAGTTGAATACTGTAATAGGATCTCATTACCTGGTTAAAGAGATTCGCGGTAAAGGCTTATTACTAGGAATAGAATGTAAGGAACAAGTTGGAGAGATTATTAATCAGCTTAGAGAAAAACAATTACTTGTTTTGCCAGCTGGACCAAATGTGGTCCGATTACTTCCTCCATTAACAGTATCATACGACGAGATCGATTTAGCGATTGAAACAATAGCAGGTGTGTTTTCAACTATCGAGCAATCTGTAGGTGCTCAATAAGATCAGTATTTTTTTTACATGTAATTGAATAAAAATACTAAGTGTTTAATAATTATCCACATGCTAATAGGTGGACGTTTCCACTATTAGAAGAACTATAGACAAACGAGGTGTAAGCAGATGAAAGGATATCTCCATTTAGAGGATGGATCAGTGTATAACGGGATACTTGAACATAGCTCCTCGGAGGACATTAACGGAGAAATTGTATTTTTCACAGGAATGACGGGTTATCAGGAAGTATTAACAGATCCTTCCTATAAAAATCAGATTGTTGTATTTACGTATCCTCTTATTGGAAATTACGGGATTAACATAAGTGATGATGAAAGTAAAAAGCCGCAAGTAAAAGCGGTAGTTATCTATGAAAATACGACAAATTATTCACACTATGAAGCGCAATACAGCTTTAAGGAGTATCTAGAAAAGTGGAATATTCCAATCATTCACCACGTTGACACACGTGCTGTTGTGAAGAAAATTAGAAACCATGGATCAATGGCGGCAACGATCTCAACAACCTTAAACCAAGAAGAACAGCCTTGTGCAATCTTCGAAGATGGAGTTTTTGAGGTTGTGTCCGATCAGCTTGAAACTTATGGTGAAGGTGAAAAACATATTGCTTTAGTTGATTTCGGCTATAAGAAATCAATTTTAACAGCCCTTTTAAATAGAGGTTGTAAGGTAACAACCGTTCCTTTTAAAATGATCGACAAAGTTGCTGATCTTAAACCTAACGGAGTCCTTTTATCAAATGGACCAGGAGATCCAGAGCAACTAGTAAACTATTTTTCACAAATTAAGAAAGTTGTTGCTGCTCACCCAACATTAGGTATCTGCTTAGGTCATCAGTTAATTGCCCTGTCATTTGGTGCAAAAACGAAAAAGCTGCTGTTTGGACATAGAGGGGCTAACCAGCCAGTATATGATGTGAAAACAAACAAAGTGTTTATGACCTCGCAAAATCACAGCTACGTTGTGATTAAAGATAGCTTAAAAGAAACAGAGTTAGATATGCGTTTTTATCATATTAATGATGATTCAATCGAAGGATTATCACACAAGAACTTACCAATTATTACAGCACAATTTCATCCAGAGGCACATCCAGGACCTTCAGATAGTGAATGGATTTTTGATGAATTTTTAGATTTAGTCGCTGCTGCAAAAGGAGATATACTTTATGTCTAAAAACCAATCAATAAAGAAAATCATCGTAATCGGTTCTGGCCCAATTGTGATCGGTCAGGCGGCAGAATTTGATTATGCAGGAACACAAGGATGCTTAGCGTTAAAGGAAGAAGGCTATCAAGTTGTCCTTGTTAATAACAATCCGGCAACAATTATGACAGATGAGGAATTCTCAGATGTTCTGTATTTTGAACCTTTAACAGTTGAAAGCCTAACTAACATTATAAAAAAAGAAAAACCAGATGGTTTACTTGCTTCATTAGGTGGTCAAACAGGACTAAACTTAGCGATGGAACTTCACGAAGCAGGCGTTCTTGAAAAATATGGAGTGCAATTACTAGGTACTTCAATTGAATCAATCCGCAAAGGTGAAGATCGTAACGAATTTCGCCAGTTAATGTACGATTTAAACGAGCCAATACCTGAGAGCTCAATTGTCACCACTCTTGATGAAGCTCTTGAGTTTTCTGGAAAAATTGGCTTCCCAATTATCATTCGTCCAGCTTACACACTTGGAGGAAAAGGTGGCGGAATTGCTTCAAATCTAGAAGAATTTAAGAAGCTTGTAAAAAGTGGATTACATGCAAGCCCTATAACACAATGCTTAATTGAAAAAAGCATTGCAGGCTTTAAAGAAGTAGAGTATGAAATGATACGAGATCATAAAGGTACATGTATTTCTGTATGTAATATGGAAAACATTGACCCAGTTGGTGTTCATACAGGGGACTCAATTGTTGTTGCGCCATCTCAAACGTTAACAGATCAGGATTACCATATGCTAAGAAGCGCAGCAGTTAAGATCGTTTCAGCACTAGGTGTGGTCGGTGGATGTAACATTCAATTAGCTTTAGATCCAAAAAGTAAGCAATACTATGTGATTGAAGTTAATCCACGGGTCAGCAGATCATCTGCTCTAGCATCAAAGGCTACTGGTTATCCAATTGCAAAAATCGCTGCAAAGCTTGCAGTTGGTTATACACTAGAAGAATTAAAAAATCCATTAACAATGAGCACATATGCAAGCTTTGAACCAGCACTTGATTATGTTGTTGTTAAATTCCCAAGATGGCCGTTTGATAAGTTTAACAAAGCGGACCGTAAGCTTGGTACGAAAATGAAAGCAACCGGCGAGGTTATGGCCATTGAACGTAATCTTGAGGCTGCTCTT
This genomic stretch from Metabacillus sp. B2-18 harbors:
- a CDS encoding acetylornithine transaminase, which encodes MSYLFPTYARWDVTMKEAKGSWVTDENDKKYLDFISGIAVCNLGHANEDVTAAVAEQLTKYWHMSNLFHQPIQEEVAKLLVDSTEGDAVFFCNSGAEANEAAIKLARKHTGKTKIVTFLQSFHGRTFATMSATGQEKIQQGFGPLLETFQYLPYNDSNSLDELEDDVAAIMLEVVQGEGGVVPAQQEFLQKVTETCKRIGALLIIDEVQTGIGRTGKPFGYQHYEISPDIITSAKGLGSGLPVGAMIGKQSLIDTFGAGSHGSTFGGNPIAMAAAKATLTQIFEENFLKEVEEKSNYLLGKLNTVIGSHYLVKEIRGKGLLLGIECKEQVGEIINQLREKQLLVLPAGPNVVRLLPPLTVSYDEIDLAIETIAGVFSTIEQSVGAQ
- a CDS encoding carbamoyl phosphate synthase small subunit, producing the protein MKGYLHLEDGSVYNGILEHSSSEDINGEIVFFTGMTGYQEVLTDPSYKNQIVVFTYPLIGNYGINISDDESKKPQVKAVVIYENTTNYSHYEAQYSFKEYLEKWNIPIIHHVDTRAVVKKIRNHGSMAATISTTLNQEEQPCAIFEDGVFEVVSDQLETYGEGEKHIALVDFGYKKSILTALLNRGCKVTTVPFKMIDKVADLKPNGVLLSNGPGDPEQLVNYFSQIKKVVAAHPTLGICLGHQLIALSFGAKTKKLLFGHRGANQPVYDVKTNKVFMTSQNHSYVVIKDSLKETELDMRFYHINDDSIEGLSHKNLPIITAQFHPEAHPGPSDSEWIFDEFLDLVAAAKGDILYV